The Takifugu rubripes chromosome 7, fTakRub1.2, whole genome shotgun sequence genome has a segment encoding these proteins:
- the LOC101073711 gene encoding circadian-associated transcriptional repressor-like, protein MQSQGSTSSQPSFDSLSSSDSLLFSDSEQAEDDADVFLTDGSSSVIIGGIGRAAAKGDKNLESPRSQWTCDSFTDKEEEEESYPSGTGRKAAHASLDNNTRPAPKSQGDLLFAQKCAELQGFVRPLLELLNGLKTGRFDRGLSSFQQSVAMDRIQRIVGVLQRPNSGEKYLNTLLQVEVMLKLWFPHIRAQPVSASSSITAFTARSLQDSSGSIPPHKHRDQLHIPVKKRRLSWTGTESPTPSPVLYKCPRLSSEERGELRGTEGRAPPSLDSEASQASPDVAGNSQRNQDTRRRDNGAGELGTLSKYKAGHSSEPNLTWVHIAPILSPRKACPSHEGAVVAGSSESHPMAAAPHLSRRGSPATQDSSVSSTTPNRHPKAPKKPTRCQSQPAAGHQSESNETFRGQNQSHATPKPLPGGCSASLET, encoded by the exons ATGCAGTCCCAGGGCAGCACTTCCTCTCAGCCCTCCTTCGATTCCCTGAGCTCCAGCGACAGCCTCCTGTTCAGCGACTCCGAGCAGGCGGAAGACGACGCAGATGTCTTCCTGACAGACGGCTCTTCCTCTGTCATCATCGGCGGCATTGGCAGGGCTGCAGCCAAGGGAGACAAAAATCTGGAGAGCCCCAGGTCTCAGTGGACCTGCGACAGCTTCacggacaaagaggaagaggaagagtcgTATCCGTCGGGCACGGGCAGGAAGGCGGCTCACGCAAGCTTGGACAATAACACGAGGCCGGCTCCCAAATCTCAGGGAGACCTGCTTTTTGCTCAGAAA TGTGCTGAGCTACAGGGTTTTGTCAGGCCcttgctggagctgctgaatgGACTGAAGACGGGACGATTCGACCGAG GTCTGAGTAGCTTCCAGCAGAGCGTTGCCATGGATCGAATCCAGAGGATCGTCGGGGTTTTGCAAAGACCTAACAGCGG GGAGAAGTACCTGAACACTCTGCTCCAGGTGGAGGTCATGCTTAAACTTTGGTTTCCACATATCCGTGCGCAGCCTGTGTCGGCATCTTCCAGCATCACTGCCTTCACTGCTCGCTCCCTCCAAGATTCCTCGGGTTCCATCCCGCCACACAAGCACAGAGATCAGCTACATATTCCAGTAAAG AAGCGTAGACTCAGCTGGACGGGCACGGAGTCCCCCACGCCTTCCCCTGTTCTCTACAAGTGCCCTCGTCTCAGttcagaggagaggggagagcttCGTGGAACGGAGGGACGCGCGCCACCATCGCTGGATTCTGAAGCGAGCCAAGCTTCACCAGATGTGGCCGGCAACAGCCAGCGAAATCAGGACACACGCAGAAGGGACAATGGTGCAGGGGAACTCGGCACTCTGTCAAAATACAAAGCAGGTCACAGCTCTGAGCCAAACCTCACATGGGTTCATATCGCCCCCATCCTGTCTCCGAGGAAGGCCTGCCCTTCACATGAGGGCGCTGTGGTGGCAGGTAGCAGCGAGAGTCACCCCATGGCTGCAGCGCCCCACCTCAGCAGGCGGGGCAGTCCAGCTACCCAAGACAGCTCCGTCTCTTCGACCACACCCAACAGGCACCCAAAAGCCCCGAAGAAGCCGACCCGGTGCCAAAGCCAGCCTGCCGCTGGACACCAGAGCGAGAGCAACGAGACCTTTCGGGGTCAAAACCAATCTCACGCCACACCCAAGCCTTTGCCCGGGGGGTGCTCCGCCTCCTTAGAGACCTGA